In Chryseobacterium gleum, a single genomic region encodes these proteins:
- a CDS encoding TolC family protein — MKIRVHFIIVSIVLLSITSVKAQEKELLSFGEYLSLVGSKNLGYASQKYNVSMAEAAIRTANMFPDPQLEMETTNNGVNQNMGYVYGASIGWTLELGGKRKARVNLARNQSELSKLQLQDFFRNLRADASLGYINALKSKALLEVQQDSYKNMQQLAKSDSIRYRLGTISLVTSKQSKLEAASLLNEVYQAESEEQQALTSLSVFLGDSKIMDREVSGNLNAFNRDFSIDDLILQALNERADLLAARQNTEVTRSLISLEKANRVIDLGISAGAERHTEAINEIAPSPTVNAVKMGISIPLKFSNKRNAGVKIAEMASSQAEIEYKQTEQAIRAEVMQAYQQYVATQKQLRQFHNGMLAEAQTILEGIIYSYKRGESSILEVLNAQRTYNNVRKDYYQVLADNASALIELERKAGIWDIHF, encoded by the coding sequence ATGAAAATTAGAGTTCACTTTATCATAGTATCCATTGTATTGCTCAGCATCACAAGTGTAAAAGCACAGGAAAAAGAGCTTTTGTCATTTGGAGAATACCTGAGTCTTGTCGGAAGTAAAAATTTAGGTTATGCTTCTCAGAAATACAATGTAAGTATGGCTGAAGCTGCTATCCGGACCGCCAATATGTTTCCTGATCCTCAATTGGAAATGGAAACCACCAATAATGGTGTGAATCAAAATATGGGTTATGTTTACGGGGCATCAATTGGCTGGACACTTGAGCTTGGCGGTAAAAGAAAAGCCAGGGTAAATCTGGCCAGAAACCAATCTGAGCTTAGCAAACTGCAATTGCAGGATTTCTTCAGGAACCTTCGTGCAGATGCCAGCTTAGGGTATATCAATGCATTAAAATCCAAAGCATTGCTTGAAGTACAACAGGATTCTTATAAAAACATGCAGCAGCTTGCAAAGTCCGACAGTATTCGCTACAGGTTGGGAACCATATCACTCGTGACTTCCAAACAAAGTAAGCTGGAAGCAGCTTCTCTCCTCAACGAAGTATATCAGGCTGAAAGTGAAGAACAGCAGGCTCTCACCAGTTTATCTGTATTTCTGGGAGACAGCAAAATTATGGACAGAGAGGTTAGCGGAAATTTAAATGCTTTCAACAGGGATTTCAGTATTGATGACCTGATTCTTCAGGCATTGAATGAAAGAGCAGATTTACTGGCCGCCAGACAAAATACAGAAGTTACCAGAAGCCTGATCAGTCTTGAAAAAGCCAACCGTGTCATAGACCTTGGCATCAGTGCAGGAGCAGAACGCCACACAGAAGCCATTAACGAAATTGCACCCTCTCCCACTGTAAATGCTGTAAAAATGGGCATTAGCATTCCCCTGAAATTTTCCAACAAAAGAAATGCAGGGGTAAAAATAGCAGAAATGGCATCTTCACAGGCAGAAATTGAATATAAACAGACCGAACAAGCCATAAGAGCTGAAGTAATGCAGGCTTATCAACAGTATGTGGCAACCCAGAAACAGCTCAGACAATTCCACAATGGAATGCTTGCAGAAGCACAAACCATTCTGGAAGGAATTATTTACAGCTATAAAAGAGGAGAAAGTTCTATCCTTGAAGTTCTGAATGCCCAGAGAACCTATAATAATGTAAGGAAAGACTATTATCAGGTTCTTGCTGATAATGCATCTGCTTTAATTGAACTTGAGCGTAAAGCAGGAATCTGGGATATTCATTTTTAG
- a CDS encoding DUF1801 domain-containing protein, protein MQIQSVSVEDYISKIPEERQEAFKKLFDTVNDNLPKGFEEATNYGMIGWVVPLATFPAGYHCAPGTPLPFINLASQKNFIALYHMGLYSKPELLDWFVAEYPKHSKKKLDMGKSCIRFKKAEDIPFELVAELSKKMTPDDWIGIYESQYKK, encoded by the coding sequence ATGCAGATTCAGTCAGTTTCCGTAGAAGATTATATCTCAAAAATTCCTGAAGAAAGGCAAGAGGCTTTTAAAAAACTTTTTGATACAGTGAATGACAATCTTCCCAAAGGTTTCGAAGAAGCTACAAATTATGGGATGATCGGCTGGGTAGTTCCTTTGGCAACATTTCCTGCAGGATATCACTGTGCACCCGGGACCCCGCTGCCATTCATTAATCTGGCTTCCCAGAAGAATTTTATAGCACTATATCATATGGGACTTTATTCAAAACCGGAACTTCTTGATTGGTTTGTGGCAGAATATCCAAAACATTCCAAAAAGAAGCTGGACATGGGTAAATCCTGTATCCGCTTTAAAAAAGCAGAAGATATCCCTTTTGAACTGGTCGCTGAGCTTAGTAAGAAAATGACTCCCGACGACTGGATCGGAATTTATGAGTCGCAGTATAAGAAATAA
- a CDS encoding fibronectin type III domain-containing protein encodes MAINLFSRVVPAIALFSASAMMAQNYQTMPVSSGFTADVIANGIGSSSVTTNNDVDGVSYAFVAKDFQLTSTSPAITYGIPVDGVINSVVATTPGLSFQLAGLNANNSLRLAAINDNGTLTFTAPKAATKLYMLAVSGSGTSTVSVVVNFTDGSSQTFSSISLADWYNGSSFAIQGIGRIKKPGATPASGDDVPSPEGGTNPRLYQAELAIDAANQAKLIQSVTVTKASGSGIPNIFAFSVDAYSDCMPPVLQAVSGITANSALVSWTGNAASYDVYHSTSNTIPSSSVTPTYPGVTGTSTTIGSLNSNTTYYYWVRSNCNTATGQSAWSFAGTFKTACSTFTVPYTENFDTTSTGSSTNNNAPSCWAYLESASFAGYGYVTTTNNYSAPNAYYLYNSTATTGSQMLVAPPTINLSDGTKRVRFYAKTGTTGTPLLIGTLSNPADPASFTPIGSPITLTTTHTQYTVNIPAGSDLQLAFKHGMGGTGRSIYIDNISVQNIPSCFEPTAVTSSNVNSNSATIGWTAPSSAPAGGYEVYYSTSNTAPDASTVLNAANSVTSTTTSAPISTLQPSTTYYAWVRSSCSATDKSIWTEVPVSFTTTCLPITTLPWSENFDAMTNIGSAIVPGCWKQNPGGSSSSYNFTSANASQQAYNDPKSAPNYLTIYYPYSNAAYLWTPTFTLTAGTSYEFSFYWVGDGYAGWQNEVLVNNGQTAAGATSLTTFITSDQTATGGGNSTEYTKVTVSYTPTTTGDYSFGIKALNTTTAPYYMGFDDFSLTQSNLSTAETSVKKKEINVYPNPFKDVLHVADIKNVKSVTVTDVAGRVVKTIDNPTTELQLGDLNAGLYLVTMNFKDGSKSTVKAIKK; translated from the coding sequence ATGGCAATAAATTTATTTTCTAGAGTGGTACCTGCTATCGCTCTGTTTTCAGCCTCTGCAATGATGGCTCAGAATTATCAAACTATGCCGGTTTCCTCAGGCTTTACGGCTGATGTAATTGCGAACGGCATAGGTTCTTCATCAGTTACTACAAACAATGATGTAGACGGAGTTTCTTACGCTTTTGTAGCCAAAGATTTTCAGCTGACTTCCACAAGTCCTGCCATTACGTATGGTATACCTGTGGACGGAGTTATTAATTCTGTGGTGGCAACCACTCCGGGATTGAGCTTTCAGCTGGCAGGTCTGAATGCCAACAATTCTTTAAGGCTGGCTGCAATTAATGATAACGGAACCCTGACATTTACGGCACCGAAAGCTGCTACCAAGCTTTATATGCTTGCCGTAAGCGGAAGTGGTACTTCAACGGTAAGTGTAGTGGTGAATTTTACCGATGGCAGTTCCCAGACGTTTTCAAGTATCAGTCTTGCTGACTGGTATAATGGATCTAGTTTTGCCATACAGGGAATAGGAAGGATTAAAAAACCGGGGGCTACTCCTGCATCCGGTGATGATGTTCCTTCACCTGAAGGTGGAACCAATCCAAGATTATATCAGGCTGAATTGGCAATAGACGCAGCAAACCAGGCGAAGCTGATACAAAGTGTAACGGTAACCAAAGCAAGTGGTTCAGGTATCCCGAATATTTTTGCTTTTTCAGTGGATGCTTATTCAGATTGTATGCCTCCTGTATTACAGGCAGTTTCAGGAATTACAGCCAACTCTGCTTTAGTTTCATGGACAGGTAATGCAGCCAGCTATGATGTTTACCACAGTACTTCAAATACAATACCTTCGAGCTCTGTGACACCTACTTATCCAGGTGTAACGGGAACAAGTACAACAATAGGAAGTCTTAATTCCAATACGACTTATTATTATTGGGTAAGATCCAACTGTAATACTGCAACCGGCCAAAGCGCATGGTCTTTTGCAGGAACATTTAAAACAGCCTGCTCTACTTTCACTGTCCCATATACAGAAAACTTTGATACAACCAGTACCGGTTCGAGTACCAACAACAACGCTCCAAGCTGTTGGGCATATCTGGAAAGTGCATCATTTGCAGGCTATGGATATGTGACTACAACAAATAACTATTCGGCACCTAATGCTTATTATCTATATAATTCAACCGCTACTACAGGAAGTCAGATGTTGGTTGCTCCTCCAACGATCAACCTTTCAGACGGAACGAAACGTGTGAGATTCTATGCAAAAACAGGAACAACAGGGACTCCTTTATTAATAGGTACTCTATCTAATCCTGCAGACCCTGCTTCTTTTACCCCAATTGGTTCTCCTATTACTTTGACAACTACCCACACGCAATATACGGTTAATATTCCTGCGGGTTCTGATTTGCAGTTAGCATTTAAGCATGGTATGGGAGGTACCGGGCGTTCTATTTATATTGATAATATTTCTGTTCAGAATATTCCTTCCTGCTTTGAGCCGACTGCCGTTACATCATCCAACGTGAATTCAAATTCAGCAACAATCGGATGGACAGCCCCATCTTCAGCTCCTGCGGGCGGATATGAGGTGTATTACAGTACAAGCAATACCGCACCTGATGCTTCCACTGTTTTGAATGCAGCAAACTCTGTAACATCTACAACAACTTCTGCACCGATAAGCACATTGCAGCCATCTACAACCTATTATGCATGGGTGAGATCTAGCTGCAGCGCAACTGATAAAAGCATCTGGACTGAAGTTCCTGTATCATTCACAACTACTTGTCTTCCGATAACTACACTGCCTTGGAGTGAAAATTTTGATGCGATGACGAATATAGGCTCTGCTATCGTTCCAGGGTGCTGGAAACAAAATCCGGGAGGAAGTTCATCCAGCTATAACTTTACTTCAGCCAATGCTTCCCAGCAAGCTTATAATGATCCTAAATCTGCTCCGAATTATCTGACGATCTATTATCCATATAGCAATGCCGCTTATTTATGGACACCTACATTTACTTTAACTGCAGGAACTTCATATGAATTCTCATTCTACTGGGTAGGAGACGGCTATGCAGGCTGGCAAAATGAAGTATTGGTAAACAACGGACAAACAGCGGCCGGTGCAACCAGTTTAACGACATTTATCACTTCTGATCAAACAGCAACAGGAGGAGGTAACAGCACCGAATATACTAAGGTTACTGTTTCATATACCCCAACGACTACCGGCGATTATTCATTTGGAATTAAAGCTTTGAATACAACAACGGCGCCATATTATATGGGATTTGATGATTTCTCCCTTACACAGTCTAATTTAAGCACGGCTGAAACGTCTGTTAAGAAAAAAGAAATCAATGTATATCCTAATCCTTTCAAAGATGTTCTGCATGTTGCGGATATCAAAAATGTTAAATCTGTAACCGTTACGGATGTAGCAGGAAGAGTGGTGAAAACTATTGATAATCCAACTACAGAACTTCAGTTAGGAGATTTAAATGCTGGTTTATATTTAGTGACAATGAACTTTAAAGATGGCTCGAAATCAACAGTAAAAGCCATTAAGAAATAA